From one Amycolatopsis sp. FDAARGOS 1241 genomic stretch:
- a CDS encoding sigma-70 family RNA polymerase sigma factor, giving the protein MDERAWLAQQFEGNRPRLRGVAYRMLGSLSEADDAVQEAWLRLDRTDAAEIESLPAWLTTVVSRVCLNQLRTRQRRREESFDANPVERGDPSVDVEEEAQLADSVGLALLVVLDSLGPAERIAFVLHDMFAVPFEEIAPLLDRTPAAVRQLASRARRRVKGGDRPADVSRGRRVVEAYLAAARSGDFEALLHLLDPDVVLHADAAVSGTPAPVVLRGVRSVGKGALLAADRARATTLALVNGSPALVMAPRGHLQVVLSFTCNGDAITGIDVIADPDRLRTLEISLLGE; this is encoded by the coding sequence GTGGACGAAAGAGCCTGGCTGGCGCAGCAGTTCGAGGGGAACCGGCCGCGGCTGCGCGGCGTCGCCTACCGGATGCTGGGCTCGCTGAGCGAGGCCGACGACGCCGTCCAGGAAGCCTGGCTGCGGCTCGATCGCACGGACGCCGCGGAGATCGAGAGCCTGCCCGCGTGGCTCACCACCGTCGTCTCGCGCGTGTGCCTCAACCAGCTGCGGACGCGGCAGCGCCGGCGAGAGGAGTCATTCGACGCGAATCCCGTCGAGCGCGGTGACCCGAGCGTCGACGTGGAGGAAGAGGCGCAGCTGGCCGACTCCGTCGGGCTCGCGTTGCTCGTGGTGCTCGACTCGCTCGGCCCGGCGGAGCGGATCGCGTTCGTGCTGCACGACATGTTCGCCGTGCCGTTCGAAGAGATCGCGCCCTTGCTCGACCGCACGCCCGCGGCCGTGCGCCAGCTGGCCAGCCGGGCCCGCCGGCGGGTCAAGGGCGGCGACCGGCCGGCCGACGTTTCCCGCGGCCGGCGGGTCGTCGAGGCTTACCTGGCGGCCGCGCGCAGTGGCGATTTCGAGGCCCTGCTCCACCTGCTCGACCCCGATGTCGTGCTCCACGCCGACGCGGCCGTGTCCGGCACGCCGGCGCCCGTGGTGCTGCGTGGCGTCCGCAGCGTGGGCAAAGGCGCGCTGCTGGCCGCCGACCGTGCCCGCGCGACGACACTCGCGCTGGTCAACGGCTCGCCGGCCCTCGTCATGGCGCCGCGTGGGCACTTGCAGGTCGTGCTCAGCTTCACCTGCAACGGCGACGCCATCACCGGGATCGACGTCATCGCCGACCCCGACCGGCTGCGCACCCTGGAGATCTCCCTGCTCGGTGAATGA
- a CDS encoding class I SAM-dependent methyltransferase, with amino-acid sequence MTDPTYDQELHARRASSFGPHAAAYAEHRPDYPLAALDWGLAGAAHPAQDVLDLAAGTGKLTQGLVDLGLTVTAVEPDAGMLAQLAKLLPDTTALSGKAEDIPLAGESVDAVFIGQALHWFDWEPAFAEIRRVLRPGGVVVALWNHDDVEVEWVVEFSKLVRGGVTRVALAENRTLDAAGFAPFEEHQFPHSHRRTIDSLLATVATHSNLLVADPADRDAALAAARDYLHSVPTTSSGEFDYPLITTALRARKV; translated from the coding sequence GTGACGGATCCCACATATGACCAGGAACTTCACGCCCGCCGCGCGTCGTCTTTCGGCCCTCACGCCGCCGCCTACGCCGAGCACCGGCCCGACTACCCGCTGGCCGCGCTGGACTGGGGCCTCGCCGGCGCCGCGCACCCGGCGCAGGACGTGCTCGACCTCGCCGCCGGCACCGGGAAGCTCACCCAGGGCCTGGTCGACCTCGGCCTCACCGTGACCGCGGTCGAGCCCGACGCGGGCATGCTCGCGCAACTCGCCAAGCTGCTGCCGGACACCACGGCGCTCTCCGGCAAGGCCGAAGACATCCCGCTGGCCGGCGAGTCCGTCGACGCGGTGTTCATCGGCCAGGCCCTGCACTGGTTCGACTGGGAACCGGCGTTCGCGGAGATCCGCCGCGTGCTGCGCCCGGGCGGGGTCGTCGTGGCGCTGTGGAACCACGACGACGTCGAGGTCGAGTGGGTCGTCGAATTCTCGAAACTCGTGCGCGGCGGCGTGACGCGCGTGGCCTTGGCCGAGAACCGGACGCTGGACGCTGCGGGTTTCGCCCCGTTCGAGGAACACCAGTTCCCCCATTCGCACCGGCGCACGATCGACTCGCTGCTCGCAACCGTCGCCACGCACTCGAACCTGCTCGTCGCCGACCCCGCCGACCGCGACGCCGCCCTGGCCGCGGCCCGCGACTACCTGCACAGCGTGCCCACGACCAGCAGCGGCGAGTTCGACTACCCGCTGATCACGACCGCGCTCCGCGCGCGGAAGGTGTGA
- the lysS gene encoding lysine--tRNA ligase, whose protein sequence is MTEFPAPDALPEDDLPEQMRVRREKRDRIIAEGVDPYPVEVPRTHSLGEVRAAHSDLPPDTATGQKVGITGRVMFLRNTGKLCFATLREGDGTQLQAMLSLAKVGEDSLAAWKSDVDLGDHVFVSGEVITSKRGELSVMADSWQLTSKALRPLPNTHKDLAEETRIRQRYVDLILRDRARDVVRTRAGVVRSLRDSFHRRGFTEVETPMLQTLHGGAAARPFTTHSNAFDIDLYLRIAPELFLKRCVVGGIEKVFEINRNFRNEGSDSSHSPEFAMLEYYEAYATYDTNAVMTRELIQEAADNVLGTQVITLTDGTEYDLSGEWTTLGMYESLSEALGEEVSPETPAERLHKIAEARQIEVDPKLGHGKLVEELWEHLVGDDLTAPTFVRDFPLETSPLTRQHRSRPGVAEKWDLYVRGFELATGYSELVDPVVERQRLTEQAQLAAQGDSEAMRLDEDFLRALEYGMPPSGGVGMGIDRLLMALTGLGIRETILFPLVRPE, encoded by the coding sequence ATGACCGAATTCCCCGCGCCCGATGCGCTGCCCGAAGACGACCTGCCCGAACAGATGCGGGTGCGCCGGGAGAAGCGCGACCGGATAATCGCGGAGGGTGTCGATCCTTACCCCGTGGAGGTTCCCCGCACCCACTCGCTCGGCGAAGTTCGGGCGGCTCATTCCGATCTCCCGCCCGACACCGCCACTGGTCAGAAGGTCGGGATCACCGGCCGGGTGATGTTTCTCCGCAATACGGGCAAACTGTGTTTCGCCACTCTTCGTGAGGGTGACGGCACGCAACTTCAGGCGATGCTCAGCCTCGCGAAGGTCGGTGAGGACTCGCTCGCCGCGTGGAAGAGCGATGTCGATCTCGGTGATCACGTATTCGTCTCGGGCGAGGTGATCACTTCCAAGCGCGGTGAACTTTCCGTGATGGCCGACTCGTGGCAGCTCACCTCCAAGGCGCTGCGCCCGCTGCCCAACACGCACAAGGACCTCGCCGAGGAAACGCGAATCCGGCAGCGTTATGTCGACTTGATTCTGCGCGACCGGGCCCGCGATGTGGTGCGTACGCGCGCGGGCGTGGTGCGTTCGCTGCGCGACTCGTTCCACCGCCGCGGATTCACCGAGGTCGAGACGCCGATGCTGCAGACCCTGCACGGCGGCGCCGCGGCCAGGCCATTCACCACTCATTCGAATGCGTTCGACATCGACCTGTACCTGCGCATCGCGCCGGAGCTGTTCCTGAAGCGCTGCGTGGTCGGGGGCATCGAGAAGGTTTTCGAGATCAACCGCAACTTCCGCAACGAGGGCAGTGACTCCTCGCACTCGCCGGAGTTCGCGATGCTCGAGTACTACGAGGCCTACGCCACGTACGACACGAATGCCGTGATGACCCGCGAACTCATCCAGGAGGCCGCGGACAACGTGCTGGGTACGCAGGTCATCACCCTCACGGACGGAACGGAGTACGACCTTTCCGGCGAATGGACGACGCTCGGCATGTATGAGTCGTTGTCGGAGGCATTGGGCGAAGAAGTGTCACCCGAGACGCCTGCCGAACGGCTGCACAAGATCGCCGAGGCACGCCAGATCGAGGTCGACCCGAAGCTCGGCCACGGCAAACTGGTCGAAGAACTGTGGGAACACCTCGTCGGCGACGATCTCACCGCGCCCACATTTGTGCGTGATTTTCCGCTCGAGACCTCGCCCCTGACCAGGCAGCACCGCAGCCGGCCGGGGGTCGCTGAGAAGTGGGACCTCTACGTGCGCGGTTTCGAACTCGCCACGGGTTACTCCGAGCTGGTCGACCCGGTCGTGGAGCGCCAGCGCCTCACCGAACAGGCCCAGCTGGCGGCGCAGGGTGATAGCGAAGCCATGCGACTCGACGAGGATTTCCTGCGGGCCCTGGAGTACGGAATGCCGCCGAGCGGTGGTGTGGGAATGGGGATCGACCGGCTGCTCATGGCGCTGACCGGTCTCGGTATCCGGGAGACGATCCTCTTCCCCCTCGTTCGGCCTGAATAA
- a CDS encoding Lsr2 family protein: MAQKVLVSLVDDLDGTEAEETVEFGLDGVTYQIDLSSENAEELRDALAQYVEHARRAGGRKRAVLRPVAGAKAAARPATVDREQNQAIRAWARKNGFAVSDRGRIPSEVVEAYHKKN, translated from the coding sequence ATGGCACAGAAGGTGCTCGTCTCCCTGGTCGACGACCTCGACGGCACAGAGGCTGAAGAGACCGTCGAGTTCGGTTTGGACGGTGTGACCTACCAGATCGACCTGTCCTCGGAAAACGCCGAGGAGTTGCGCGACGCACTCGCCCAGTACGTGGAGCACGCGCGCCGCGCCGGTGGCCGCAAGCGCGCGGTGCTGCGCCCGGTGGCCGGCGCGAAGGCGGCGGCCCGGCCGGCGACGGTCGACCGCGAGCAGAACCAGGCCATTCGCGCCTGGGCTCGCAAGAACGGTTTCGCGGTTTCCGACCGGGGACGCATCCCGTCGGAGGTCGTGGAGGCCTACCACAAGAAGAACTGA
- a CDS encoding helix-turn-helix domain-containing protein, with the protein MRRIPRGIVDEQVARTKFTLARHAPAPELAEVVDYHWVLHGDLDGCHDQHVLPNVAVHVTFFPGARGVYGPDHTLFTHRLEGRAHGLGVRFRPGCFRPFLGAPVRTVADRSAALEDVFGHCGTEAAESVRNASSDAEMIAAVDKLLIAKRVTLPPAARTAAAAVETIAGDPRITRVDHLAASVGLSARALQRLFAEHVGCTPKWAIRIYRLNDAAHRLADEESPD; encoded by the coding sequence ATGCGCCGGATTCCGCGCGGCATCGTCGACGAGCAGGTGGCGCGCACCAAGTTCACGCTCGCCCGCCACGCGCCCGCGCCCGAATTGGCCGAGGTCGTCGACTACCACTGGGTGCTGCACGGGGACCTCGACGGCTGCCACGACCAGCACGTGCTGCCGAACGTCGCGGTGCACGTGACCTTCTTCCCCGGCGCGCGCGGCGTCTACGGCCCGGACCACACGCTGTTCACCCACCGGCTCGAGGGCCGCGCGCACGGCCTCGGCGTGCGGTTCCGGCCCGGCTGTTTCCGGCCGTTCCTCGGCGCGCCCGTGCGAACCGTCGCCGACCGATCCGCAGCGCTGGAGGACGTCTTCGGGCACTGTGGCACCGAAGCCGCCGAATCGGTGCGAAATGCGAGTTCCGACGCCGAAATGATCGCTGCAGTCGACAAGTTGCTGATCGCAAAGCGGGTGACACTTCCACCGGCCGCGCGGACGGCCGCGGCGGCGGTGGAAACAATCGCGGGCGATCCGCGAATCACGCGCGTCGATCACCTCGCCGCGAGCGTCGGCTTGTCCGCACGAGCACTTCAGCGGCTGTTCGCGGAACACGTCGGCTGCACGCCCAAGTGGGCGATCCGGATATACCGGCTGAACGACGCGGCCCACCGGCTCGCCGACGAGGAGTCCCCCGATTAG